In Microvenator marinus, one genomic interval encodes:
- the rplJ gene encoding 50S ribosomal protein L10, with product MNKTEKADVVQALRDSLLTASSVVAASHVGMPVNTVNALRSEFRKQGVEYMVVKNTLVRIAVEGTEFEALGPLLKGSTALAFGHGDSPTPAKIVKKFASENDKFVIKGGFLPGEGLLDEKGVLQLSEMLSKDELRSKLLGVFQAVPAKFVRTINEAPSGFVRVLAARKDSLAA from the coding sequence GTGAACAAAACCGAAAAAGCAGATGTAGTGCAGGCATTGCGCGACTCGCTCTTGACGGCGTCTTCGGTGGTAGCTGCATCCCATGTGGGAATGCCAGTGAACACCGTGAACGCACTTCGGTCCGAGTTCCGCAAGCAAGGTGTAGAATACATGGTGGTCAAGAACACGCTTGTTCGGATCGCTGTGGAAGGCACTGAGTTTGAGGCTCTTGGACCGTTGCTCAAGGGATCGACGGCGCTTGCATTTGGGCACGGCGACTCGCCGACGCCTGCAAAGATCGTCAAGAAGTTCGCTTCAGAGAACGACAAGTTCGTGATCAAAGGTGGATTTCTTCCAGGTGAAGGCCTTCTCGACGAGAAGGGAGTGTTGCAACTCTCGGAGATGCTCTCGAAAGACGAGCTCCGCTCCAAGTTGCTCGGAGTCTTCCAAGCTGTTCCTGCAAAGTTCGTCAGAACCATCAACGAAGCCCCATCCGGATTCGTACGAGTTCTGGCTGCTCGCAAAGACAGCCTGGCTGCCTAA
- a CDS encoding leucine-rich repeat domain-containing protein: protein MTQNAVERDISLGEALEIAKNVSTDFAQLQAILSEWSGPFGLLDGETSLERLELGAKPLIVWGNLSVEGSILDLSQAGTLLVVLGNLQAKEIYFQSRLASSGRIDVKGVIAAGSADSGKILASGGLECRALIARAPLQVVGDAKSDFSFGPIQGLKTSNMLAGELFVDHVLDRPDDPMTADCDFTKLRERMAAGLEIIQAEPSSRRLQILSDLDDTASKLTLDLEDAGLFEVPEEVFEAKGLERLVLDFNDITVLPQRIASLKSLKVLSLDGNPIRKLPEEIGQLNTLETLSLRFVNLKELPDAISGLVHLREIFLTMSALRDFPESLVSMPSLERLSFWHCGEDEEKLKGFVERLSAMKQLKVLTFAQGGFSKMPAELKSLGFLDELHLIEQRLPEARQEEVRAWLPNTRVRFSI from the coding sequence ATGACCCAAAACGCGGTTGAGCGAGATATCTCCCTGGGGGAAGCGCTAGAAATAGCCAAGAACGTCTCAACAGATTTCGCCCAGCTTCAAGCCATCCTCTCGGAATGGTCGGGGCCTTTTGGGCTACTCGATGGTGAAACATCGCTCGAGCGCCTAGAGCTAGGTGCAAAGCCCCTGATCGTCTGGGGCAATCTCAGTGTTGAGGGCTCTATCCTCGACCTGAGCCAGGCCGGAACGCTCCTCGTCGTTCTCGGCAACCTCCAAGCCAAGGAAATCTACTTTCAAAGTCGGCTCGCCTCGTCGGGCCGAATCGATGTCAAAGGCGTGATCGCTGCGGGATCCGCCGATTCCGGGAAGATCTTGGCCAGTGGCGGCTTAGAGTGCAGAGCCCTCATCGCGCGCGCTCCACTTCAAGTCGTGGGCGATGCCAAGTCTGACTTTTCTTTCGGGCCCATCCAGGGGCTAAAGACCAGTAACATGCTCGCCGGTGAACTCTTCGTGGATCACGTTCTCGACCGCCCGGACGATCCAATGACCGCGGATTGTGATTTCACCAAACTTCGGGAGCGGATGGCCGCAGGGCTTGAAATCATCCAGGCAGAGCCATCTTCAAGACGTCTCCAAATCCTCAGCGATCTGGACGACACCGCATCCAAGCTCACCCTCGATCTTGAAGACGCAGGCCTATTCGAGGTTCCGGAAGAGGTCTTCGAAGCGAAGGGTTTGGAGCGCCTGGTCCTAGATTTCAACGATATTACTGTGCTTCCTCAGCGGATCGCCTCCTTGAAGAGCCTGAAGGTCTTGAGCCTTGACGGAAACCCCATTCGCAAACTTCCCGAAGAGATCGGCCAGCTCAACACGTTGGAAACCCTTAGTTTGCGTTTTGTGAACCTCAAAGAACTCCCTGATGCGATCTCCGGTTTGGTTCATTTACGAGAGATCTTCTTGACCATGAGCGCTTTGAGAGATTTCCCAGAATCCCTGGTCTCTATGCCCTCATTGGAGCGGCTCAGCTTTTGGCATTGCGGCGAAGACGAAGAGAAGCTCAAGGGCTTTGTAGAGCGGCTTTCTGCGATGAAACAACTCAAAGTCCTGACCTTTGCCCAAGGGGGATTTTCCAAAATGCCAGCCGAACTCAAAAGCTTAGGCTTTCTGGATGAACTCCACCTCATCGAACAGCGCCTCCCTGAAGCAAGACAGGAAGAGGTGCGCGCCTGGCTTCCCAACACCAGGGTCCGTTTTTCGATTTGA
- the rplK gene encoding 50S ribosomal protein L11, with product MAKKVVGQIKLQVPGGQANPSPPVGPALGQHGVNIMEFCKAFNAQTSDQMGVKIPVVITVYGDRSFSFVTKTPPASYLILRELGVKSGSGVPNRNKIGSLTMEQVNKIATIKLPDLNCDSLEAAALTVMGTARSMGVDITE from the coding sequence ATGGCAAAAAAGGTAGTTGGGCAAATTAAGCTCCAAGTGCCCGGCGGACAGGCGAACCCATCGCCTCCAGTCGGACCTGCACTTGGTCAGCATGGTGTGAACATCATGGAATTCTGTAAAGCCTTCAACGCTCAGACGAGCGATCAGATGGGCGTTAAGATTCCAGTGGTGATCACGGTCTACGGTGACCGCTCGTTCTCGTTCGTAACCAAGACCCCTCCAGCGTCGTATCTCATCTTGAGAGAACTCGGCGTTAAGAGTGGCTCGGGTGTGCCGAACCGAAACAAGATCGGAAGCCTTACCATGGAGCAAGTCAACAAGATCGCGACGATCAAGCTCCCAGACCTTAACTGTGACAGCCTTGAAGCTGCTGCGCTTACCGTCATGGGTACCGCACGCTCCATGGGCGTCGATATCACGGAGTAA
- the rlmB gene encoding 23S rRNA (guanosine(2251)-2'-O)-methyltransferase RlmB translates to MIIYGTHPVEEVLELVPDRIHRLISSRWGAKELARIAELSKANGVKVDHVPGPSLDELVDGNHQGIAAELHPFNYAPLERVIERTAENPHACVLVLDQVQDPQNFGSILRSAAGLGIDAVIVPKDRAASVTGVVVRASAGLAFRVPVAQVTNVARCLDELKEHGFWTVGAFMDGTPAWDLDFRMKTALVMGSEQKGIRPLVEKKCDFRTSIPMKLGTESLNVGVASAILLYEIKRQCK, encoded by the coding sequence ATGATCATCTACGGAACACATCCGGTTGAAGAGGTTCTGGAGTTGGTGCCAGACCGGATTCATCGTTTGATCTCTTCGAGATGGGGCGCAAAAGAGCTCGCGCGGATCGCTGAGCTATCAAAAGCCAATGGTGTGAAGGTGGATCACGTCCCAGGACCGTCGCTAGACGAGCTCGTGGACGGTAATCATCAAGGGATCGCGGCCGAACTGCATCCCTTCAACTACGCCCCTCTCGAACGCGTCATAGAGCGAACCGCTGAAAACCCACACGCCTGTGTACTGGTGCTCGACCAGGTCCAGGACCCCCAGAACTTCGGATCGATCCTAAGAAGTGCGGCAGGATTGGGTATAGATGCGGTGATCGTTCCCAAAGACCGCGCGGCCAGCGTCACCGGTGTGGTAGTACGCGCGTCCGCTGGACTGGCCTTCAGGGTGCCCGTGGCCCAAGTCACAAATGTGGCTCGGTGCCTCGATGAACTCAAAGAGCATGGATTCTGGACGGTCGGCGCGTTTATGGATGGAACTCCCGCATGGGACCTAGATTTCCGCATGAAAACCGCGCTTGTGATGGGCTCAGAGCAAAAGGGAATTCGACCGTTGGTTGAAAAGAAGTGCGACTTCCGAACATCTATTCCGATGAAGCTCGGTACTGAGAGCTTGAATGTCGGCGTCGCAAGTGCCATCCTGCTCTATGAAATCAAACGGCAATGTAAATGA
- the rplA gene encoding 50S ribosomal protein L1, translated as MPKHGKNFVNAAKRRDSMTKYSVEDAVKLVKEMSSVKFDESVDAAFNLNVNPRHADEMVRGSVVLPHGRGKDTRVLVFAKGEKETEAKEAGADFVGADDLVQKIQDGWFDFDVAVATPDMMGAVGRIGRLLGPRGLMPNPKTGTVTFEVAKIIKELKAGRLDFRVDKAGIIHIPVGRVSFGEDKLAENLNAVAEVLARLKPASAKAPYFKTIALSSTMGPGIKLDTTFASNYF; from the coding sequence ATGCCTAAGCACGGAAAGAATTTTGTAAACGCTGCTAAGCGTCGTGACTCCATGACCAAGTACAGCGTCGAAGACGCGGTCAAATTGGTCAAAGAGATGTCGAGCGTCAAATTCGACGAATCTGTAGATGCCGCTTTCAACCTCAACGTTAACCCACGTCACGCTGACGAAATGGTTCGTGGTTCGGTGGTTCTTCCACACGGCCGCGGAAAGGACACACGTGTTCTTGTTTTCGCAAAGGGCGAGAAAGAGACCGAGGCAAAGGAAGCTGGTGCTGACTTTGTTGGAGCTGACGACCTGGTTCAAAAGATCCAGGACGGCTGGTTCGATTTCGACGTCGCCGTCGCTACCCCAGACATGATGGGAGCTGTCGGTCGTATCGGTCGTCTTCTTGGACCTCGTGGTTTGATGCCGAACCCGAAGACCGGAACGGTGACCTTCGAAGTTGCCAAGATCATCAAGGAACTCAAGGCGGGTCGTCTCGACTTCCGCGTCGACAAAGCCGGTATCATCCACATCCCAGTGGGTCGTGTAAGCTTTGGTGAGGACAAGCTCGCTGAGAACCTCAACGCTGTTGCAGAGGTTTTGGCTCGACTTAAGCCAGCAAGCGCGAAGGCTCCTTACTTCAAGACCATCGCTCTTTCGTCGACCATGGGTCCGGGCATCAAGCTCGACACCACGTTCGCATCGAATTATTTCTAA
- a CDS encoding aminotransferase class V-fold PLP-dependent enzyme: protein MRLIETVRESIIGDERVIDGPYGPRRVTYADYTASGRSLSFIEDFIRDEVMPLYANTHTETSGTGFQTTRLREEARQIIAKATGCSEDDCVIFCGSGATAAINKMIDILNLRIPRDLDQKYNFTQQIPVEDRPVVFIGPYEHHSNELPWRESIAEVVVIHEDADGHVDLVHLEEELKKHGERPLKIGSFSAASNVTGIGSNTRAITALLHSYGALSFWDFAAAAPYVQIEMNMQDDSENGHLIYKDAIFISPHKFIGGPGTPGLLIVKKQLLHNKIPSAPGGGTVAYVNSSDHRYLDDPIHREEGGTPAIIESIRAGLVFQLKEAVGAQEIREREGRFIHRAIERWTQHPRLHILGNLKAWRLSIVSFMIRHDDRYLHHNFVVALLNDLFGIQARGGCSCAGPYGHRLLGIDLTRSKEFEREIVRGCEGVKPGWVRVNFNYFISEETFDYIIQAVEMVAEHGWRLLPDYRFCPVSGLFKHRAGRPNPALSMKDITYTKGKLEYRSRHFTEPESALVSYLEEAERIFKNAAQAHQGIRMEPPQLSPDFEHLRWFPLPHEVLTALDNTDQEANPFHD, encoded by the coding sequence ATGCGTCTCATCGAAACAGTACGTGAATCCATTATCGGCGACGAGCGCGTCATAGACGGCCCGTACGGCCCAAGAAGAGTCACTTATGCAGACTACACGGCCTCGGGAAGGTCGCTTTCGTTCATCGAAGACTTCATCCGCGACGAGGTGATGCCGCTCTATGCAAACACGCATACCGAGACGTCAGGAACTGGCTTTCAGACAACGCGCTTGCGAGAGGAAGCTCGGCAAATCATCGCCAAAGCCACGGGCTGCAGCGAGGATGATTGTGTGATCTTTTGTGGTTCAGGGGCTACCGCCGCCATCAACAAGATGATCGATATCTTGAACCTAAGAATTCCGCGAGACCTCGACCAAAAGTACAACTTCACCCAACAGATTCCTGTAGAAGACCGGCCGGTTGTCTTCATCGGCCCTTACGAGCACCACTCAAACGAGTTGCCCTGGCGGGAATCCATCGCCGAAGTAGTTGTGATTCACGAAGATGCCGATGGCCATGTAGACCTCGTGCATCTTGAAGAAGAACTTAAGAAACACGGCGAGCGCCCGCTCAAGATCGGTTCTTTTTCGGCGGCATCAAACGTCACAGGAATCGGCTCGAACACGCGCGCGATCACCGCGCTCCTACACTCCTACGGCGCTCTTTCCTTCTGGGATTTTGCCGCGGCCGCGCCCTACGTTCAGATCGAAATGAACATGCAGGACGACTCCGAGAACGGGCATCTTATCTACAAAGATGCGATCTTCATCTCTCCGCACAAATTCATCGGAGGCCCTGGTACACCGGGACTGCTGATCGTCAAGAAGCAGCTCCTACACAATAAGATACCGTCAGCTCCTGGAGGCGGGACCGTGGCGTACGTCAACTCGAGCGACCATCGCTACCTCGACGACCCAATCCACCGAGAAGAAGGCGGTACACCCGCCATCATCGAGTCCATCCGAGCGGGCCTTGTCTTCCAACTCAAAGAGGCCGTGGGAGCCCAGGAAATCCGAGAGCGAGAGGGCCGTTTCATTCATCGAGCGATTGAGCGCTGGACCCAACATCCGCGGCTCCATATCCTCGGAAACCTCAAAGCGTGGAGACTCTCCATCGTCAGCTTCATGATCCGACATGATGATCGCTATCTGCATCATAACTTTGTGGTCGCGCTCTTGAACGACCTCTTCGGAATTCAGGCGCGTGGCGGTTGCTCTTGCGCTGGTCCCTATGGCCACCGACTCCTCGGCATCGATCTGACCCGCTCCAAGGAGTTTGAGCGCGAAATCGTGCGTGGCTGTGAGGGAGTCAAGCCGGGATGGGTACGGGTGAACTTCAATTACTTCATCTCCGAGGAGACGTTCGATTATATCATCCAAGCCGTAGAGATGGTGGCAGAACACGGCTGGCGACTGCTTCCAGACTACCGATTCTGCCCGGTTAGTGGCCTCTTTAAACACCGTGCCGGGCGCCCAAACCCTGCGCTCTCCATGAAAGATATCACCTACACCAAGGGTAAGCTCGAATACCGAAGTCGGCACTTTACTGAGCCTGAATCTGCTTTGGTCTCATACCTTGAGGAAGCTGAGCGCATCTTCAAAAATGCCGCTCAAGCACATCAAGGGATTCGAATGGAGCCACCTCAGCTCTCGCCGGACTTTGAGCATCTGCGCTGGTTTCCGCTTCCGCACGAGGTCCTCACGGCGCTGGACAACACCGACCAGGAAGCAAACCCCTTCCATGATTGA
- the tuf gene encoding elongation factor Tu translates to MAKQKFERNKPHVNIGTIGHVDHGKTTLTAAITKVLAEAMGKGATIAYDEIDKAPEERERGITISTAHVEYETANRHYAHVDCPGHADYVKNMITGAAQMDGAILVVSAADGPMPQTREHILLARQVGVPAIVVFLNKADVVDDAELLELVELEVRELLSNYEFPGDDLPIVIGSALQALEGQDTPYGKPAIMKLMAEVDNYIPQPEREIDKPFLMPIEDVFSISGRGTVVTGRIERGIVKVGDEVEIVGFGAKAEKTTVTGVEMFRKLLDSGEAGDNVGCLLRGIKKEDVERGQVLVKPGTVKPHTKFEAEIYVLSKEEGGRHTPFFTGYRPQFYFRTTDVTGIVSLPEGTEMVMPGDNVTVQAQLITPIAMEKGLRFAIREGGRTVGAGAVATITE, encoded by the coding sequence ATGGCAAAGCAAAAGTTCGAACGTAACAAACCACACGTTAACATTGGCACAATCGGCCACGTTGACCACGGTAAGACTACTCTCACCGCTGCGATCACGAAAGTCCTCGCAGAAGCTATGGGCAAAGGCGCTACGATTGCGTACGACGAGATCGACAAAGCTCCTGAAGAGAGAGAGCGTGGTATCACCATCTCGACGGCACACGTTGAATACGAGACGGCTAACCGTCACTACGCACACGTGGACTGCCCAGGCCACGCTGACTACGTCAAGAACATGATCACCGGTGCCGCTCAGATGGACGGCGCTATCCTCGTTGTTTCGGCTGCTGATGGCCCAATGCCACAAACTCGCGAGCACATCCTTCTCGCGCGTCAGGTTGGTGTTCCAGCGATCGTTGTGTTCCTCAACAAAGCCGACGTGGTTGACGACGCTGAGCTTCTCGAACTCGTTGAGCTTGAGGTGCGCGAGCTCCTCTCCAACTACGAGTTCCCTGGTGACGATCTTCCGATCGTGATCGGTTCGGCTCTTCAGGCTCTTGAAGGACAAGACACCCCATACGGTAAGCCTGCGATCATGAAGCTTATGGCAGAAGTGGATAACTACATCCCTCAGCCAGAGCGTGAAATCGACAAGCCATTCCTTATGCCTATCGAGGACGTCTTCTCGATCTCCGGTCGTGGTACCGTGGTCACCGGACGTATCGAGCGCGGTATCGTCAAGGTTGGTGATGAGGTCGAAATCGTTGGTTTCGGAGCGAAAGCCGAGAAAACCACTGTGACCGGTGTTGAAATGTTCCGTAAGCTTCTCGACAGCGGTGAAGCTGGCGACAACGTTGGCTGCCTCCTTCGCGGTATCAAGAAGGAAGATGTGGAGCGTGGTCAGGTTCTTGTTAAGCCAGGAACCGTCAAGCCTCACACCAAGTTCGAAGCTGAAATCTACGTTCTTTCGAAAGAAGAAGGTGGACGTCATACCCCGTTCTTCACGGGCTACCGTCCTCAGTTCTACTTCCGTACGACAGACGTGACCGGTATCGTTTCGCTTCCAGAGGGCACCGAAATGGTTATGCCTGGCGACAACGTCACCGTTCAAGCTCAGCTCATCACTCCAATCGCCATGGAGAAAGGTCTTCGCTTCGCGATTCGCGAAGGTGGACGTACCGTTGGTGCGGGTGCTGTGGCTACCATCACCGAGTAA
- the pyrF gene encoding orotidine-5'-phosphate decarboxylase encodes MDERQAILLKKHAIVALDLDSEAGALELAAKIKGHVDKVKVGSHLFTQTGPRILDDLHKLGLRVFLDLKFHDIPSVVEKACASVSQHPAIFLLTVHASGGPNMVRGACQGARTRDVPLPPTVVAVTALTSMSPMELSLAGVQTNLEDYAEKLALMATDAGADGVVCSPLEVERLARVLPTGSVFVTPGIRSGAIKGDDQTRTMSAAQALKAGSTFIVIGRPVYLASDPLQALEEIGASL; translated from the coding sequence ATGGATGAGCGCCAGGCGATATTACTCAAAAAGCACGCCATCGTGGCGCTCGATCTGGACTCCGAGGCTGGCGCGCTCGAACTTGCTGCCAAGATTAAGGGGCACGTCGACAAGGTTAAGGTCGGAAGTCATCTCTTCACCCAAACAGGGCCGCGGATTCTGGACGACCTCCACAAGCTCGGTCTTCGAGTTTTTCTGGACCTCAAATTCCACGATATCCCAAGCGTGGTTGAGAAGGCCTGTGCGAGCGTCTCACAACACCCTGCGATCTTCCTGCTGACGGTTCATGCCTCGGGCGGGCCGAACATGGTTCGTGGAGCATGCCAGGGCGCACGGACACGCGATGTTCCGCTGCCACCCACGGTGGTGGCGGTGACGGCCTTAACTTCCATGAGTCCGATGGAACTCTCCCTCGCTGGCGTACAAACCAACCTGGAAGACTACGCCGAGAAACTCGCCTTAATGGCTACCGACGCAGGAGCCGATGGCGTGGTCTGTTCCCCTCTAGAGGTCGAACGTCTGGCTCGGGTTCTGCCGACCGGTTCGGTCTTTGTGACGCCAGGTATCCGAAGTGGAGCGATCAAAGGCGACGACCAAACTCGAACGATGAGTGCGGCGCAAGCCCTGAAGGCCGGAAGCACGTTCATCGTGATCGGTCGGCCGGTTTACCTCGCGAGCGATCCCCTACAAGCCCTTGAAGAGATCGGAGCGAGCCTATGA
- the nusG gene encoding transcription termination/antitermination protein NusG has product MVDETEIAGSEESAETSTKKWYIVQTYSGYENKAKLLLEERIRTSGMADMVEEIYIPTETVVEMRNGKRREIKKKHYNGYIFIKMDLTDHTWHLVKNTPKVVGFIGGTQRQPTPVPEAEVKKISERIEEGSLSSKPRISFSQGDKVRISEGNFKDFTGTVEEVDDEKGRLKVFVEIFGRPTSVEFDFTQVSTVNE; this is encoded by the coding sequence ATGGTGGACGAAACGGAAATTGCAGGAAGTGAAGAGAGCGCTGAGACGAGCACCAAAAAGTGGTACATCGTCCAGACGTACTCTGGGTACGAGAATAAGGCTAAGCTTCTACTCGAAGAGCGGATTCGCACGAGCGGAATGGCTGATATGGTTGAAGAGATCTACATCCCGACCGAAACTGTGGTCGAGATGCGAAACGGCAAGCGCCGCGAGATCAAGAAGAAGCACTATAACGGCTATATCTTCATAAAGATGGATCTCACAGATCACACCTGGCACCTCGTTAAGAACACGCCAAAAGTGGTTGGATTCATCGGCGGTACCCAGCGTCAACCCACGCCGGTCCCTGAAGCTGAAGTCAAGAAGATCAGTGAGCGTATCGAGGAAGGCTCGTTGAGCTCCAAGCCACGTATCTCCTTCTCTCAAGGCGATAAGGTTCGAATTTCTGAAGGTAACTTCAAAGACTTCACCGGAACCGTCGAGGAAGTGGATGACGAGAAAGGGCGTCTCAAGGTCTTCGTGGAGATCTTCGGTCGACCAACCTCGGTGGAATTCGACTTCACTCAAGTTTCTACCGTTAACGAATAA
- the rplL gene encoding 50S ribosomal protein L7/L12 → MSDITKDQVVDYLSNMSVIELTTLISDLEEKWGVSAAAAAPVMMAGAAGGAAAAAEEKTEFDVVLTGFGDNKIPVIKAIREATGLGLKEAKDLVESAPATVKEGVSKDEADKLKAAIEAAGGTADLK, encoded by the coding sequence ATGTCCGATATTACTAAAGACCAAGTCGTTGATTACCTTAGCAACATGAGCGTCATCGAGCTCACCACCCTCATCTCGGACCTCGAGGAGAAGTGGGGCGTGTCTGCAGCTGCTGCAGCTCCTGTGATGATGGCTGGCGCCGCTGGTGGTGCTGCTGCCGCTGCTGAAGAAAAGACCGAGTTTGACGTCGTCCTCACCGGATTCGGCGACAACAAGATTCCAGTGATCAAAGCGATCCGTGAAGCAACTGGTCTTGGACTCAAAGAAGCTAAGGACCTTGTTGAGAGCGCACCTGCTACCGTTAAGGAAGGCGTCTCGAAGGACGAAGCAGACAAGCTCAAAGCTGCTATCGAAGCTGCTGGCGGAACTGCAGACCTCAAGTAA
- the secE gene encoding preprotein translocase subunit SecE, translating into MEVSRYVNLFYATCLVLAVITFNKLVAQIWESVEVLKDVSIVGNTITLTTLIGVGLGVALTVWAYRREDYRAHVSEVVIELHKVTWPTMDETKRSTMVVIVFTIIVSLYLAGIDRVFSYLTDLLLLHG; encoded by the coding sequence ATGGAAGTCTCTAGATACGTCAATCTCTTCTACGCCACCTGCCTCGTGTTGGCGGTGATTACCTTCAATAAGTTGGTGGCGCAGATTTGGGAAAGCGTCGAAGTGCTCAAAGATGTTTCTATCGTTGGAAACACGATCACTTTGACCACCCTCATCGGTGTAGGATTGGGCGTTGCTCTTACTGTATGGGCCTATCGTCGCGAAGATTATCGTGCTCATGTCAGTGAAGTCGTTATCGAACTGCATAAAGTGACATGGCCAACCATGGACGAGACCAAGCGCTCGACCATGGTGGTGATCGTGTTCACGATCATTGTCAGCCTTTATCTGGCCGGTATCGACCGTGTTTTCTCGTACTTAACGGACCTCCTGCTCTTGCACGGATAA
- a CDS encoding YqaA family protein, whose translation MQEEVENTEAVDASLKPLIVRGLVVTALILAAVWLVGRFLAEPAKQLAQLIVDELGLLGIFGAVLAADAFTIPVPPDTYILAAVASGSQVIEIVTIVGIASVVAGIVAYFVGPLFEKLPILRKKIDKVRPQGEALFSKYGTWTVVLAALTPLPFSVTCWIAGIYRMPFRPFVLAVLWRIPRFWVYYWMFLYGWTGGA comes from the coding sequence ATGCAAGAAGAAGTTGAGAATACCGAAGCGGTGGACGCGTCGCTAAAGCCCCTCATTGTGCGCGGCTTGGTGGTGACAGCCCTAATTCTAGCCGCTGTCTGGCTGGTCGGAAGATTTCTGGCCGAGCCGGCAAAACAGTTGGCCCAACTCATCGTTGATGAATTGGGCTTGCTTGGAATCTTTGGAGCGGTCTTGGCAGCCGATGCTTTCACCATTCCGGTCCCCCCCGACACCTATATCTTGGCCGCTGTCGCGAGCGGCTCCCAGGTCATCGAGATCGTGACCATTGTTGGGATTGCCTCTGTTGTCGCGGGCATCGTTGCGTACTTCGTAGGGCCGCTCTTCGAAAAACTGCCCATTCTTCGAAAGAAGATCGATAAGGTACGCCCACAGGGTGAAGCCCTTTTTTCCAAGTACGGGACCTGGACCGTGGTGCTCGCTGCGCTGACTCCACTGCCCTTCTCGGTGACCTGTTGGATTGCGGGTATCTACCGAATGCCGTTCAGACCCTTTGTATTGGCCGTGCTTTGGCGTATCCCCAGATTCTGGGTCTACTACTGGATGTTCCTCTACGGATGGACTGGCGGGGCTTAG